The Mastomys coucha isolate ucsf_1 unplaced genomic scaffold, UCSF_Mcou_1 pScaffold13, whole genome shotgun sequence genome has a window encoding:
- the Etf1 gene encoding eukaryotic peptide chain release factor subunit 1 isoform X2 → MISLIIPPKDQISRVAKMLADEFGTASNIKSRVNRLSVLGAITSVQQRLKLYNKVPPNGLVVYCGTIVTEEGKEKKVNIDFEPFKPINTSLYLCDNKFHTEALTALLSDDSKFGFIVIDGSGALFGTLQGNTREVLHKFTVDLPKKHGRGGQSALRFARLRMEKRHNYVRKVAETAVQLFISGDKVNVAGLVLAGSADFKTELSQSDMFDQRLQSKVLKLVDISYGGENGFNQAIELSTEVLSNVKFIQEKKLIGRYFDEISQDTGKYCFGVEDTLKALEMGAVEILIVYENLDIMRYVLHCQGTEEEKILYLTPEQEKDKSHFTDKETGQEHELIESMPLLEWFANNYKKFGATLEIVTDKSQEGSQFVKGFGGIGGILRYRVDFQGMEYQGGDDEFFDLDDY, encoded by the exons ATGATATCGCTGATCATTCCTCCAAAAGACCAGATTTCACGAGTGGCAAAAATGTTAGCAGACGAGTTTGGAACTGCATCTAACATTAAGTCACGAGTAAACCGCCTTTCAGTCCTGGGGGCCATCACATCTGTACAACAGAGACTCAAACTTTATAACAAAG TACCTCCAAATGGTCTGGTTGTTTACTGTGGAACAATTGtaacagaagaaggaaaggaaaagaaagttaaCATTGACTTTGAACCTTTCAAACCAATTAATACATCATTGTATTTGTGCGACAACAAGTTTCATACAGAG gCTCTTACAGCGTTACTTTCAGATGACAGCAAGTTTGGTTTTATTGTAATAGACGGCAGTGGTGCTCTTTTTGGCACGCTCCAAGGAAACACCAGAGAAGTCCTGCACAAATTCACTGTGGATCTCCCAAAGAAACACG GCAGAGGAGGTCAATCAGCCTTGCGTTTTGCCCGTTTAAGAATGGAAAAGCGACATAACTATGTTCGGAAAGTAGCAGAGACTGCTGTGCAGCTGTTTATTTCTGGAGACAAAGTGAATGTGGCTGGTTTGGTTTTAGCTGGATCAGCTGACTTTAAAACTGAACTAAGTCAATCTGACATGTTTGACCAG AGGTTGCaatctaaagttttaaaattagttgATATATCCTATGGTGGTGAAAATGGATTCAACCAAGCTATTGAATTATCTACTGAAGTTCTCTCCAACGTGAAGTTCATTCAAGAGAAGAAATTAATAG GGCGATACTTTGATGAAATTAGCCAGGACACGGGCAAGTACTGTTTTGGAGTTGAAGATACACTAAAGGCTTTGGAAATGGGAGCTGTAGAAATTCTAATAGTTTATGAAAATCTGGATATAATGAGATACGTTCTTCATTGCCAAGGCacagaag AGGAGAAAATTCTCTATTTAACTCCAGAACAAGAGAAGGATAAATCTCACTTCACAGACAAAGAG ACTGGACAGGAGCATGAACTGATAGAGAGCATGCCCCTCTTGGAATGGTTTGCTAACAACTATAAAAAATTTGGAGCTACACTAGAAATTGTCACAGATAAATCACAAGAAGGATCACAGTTTGTGAAAGGATTTGGTGGAATTGGAG GTATCTTGCGGTACCGAGTAGATTTCCAGGGAATGGAATACCAAGGAGGAGATGATGAATTTTTTGACCTTGATGACTACTAG
- the Etf1 gene encoding eukaryotic peptide chain release factor subunit 1 isoform X1 yields the protein MADDPSAADRNVEIWKIKKLIKSLEAARGNGTSMISLIIPPKDQISRVAKMLADEFGTASNIKSRVNRLSVLGAITSVQQRLKLYNKVPPNGLVVYCGTIVTEEGKEKKVNIDFEPFKPINTSLYLCDNKFHTEALTALLSDDSKFGFIVIDGSGALFGTLQGNTREVLHKFTVDLPKKHGRGGQSALRFARLRMEKRHNYVRKVAETAVQLFISGDKVNVAGLVLAGSADFKTELSQSDMFDQRLQSKVLKLVDISYGGENGFNQAIELSTEVLSNVKFIQEKKLIGRYFDEISQDTGKYCFGVEDTLKALEMGAVEILIVYENLDIMRYVLHCQGTEEEKILYLTPEQEKDKSHFTDKETGQEHELIESMPLLEWFANNYKKFGATLEIVTDKSQEGSQFVKGFGGIGGILRYRVDFQGMEYQGGDDEFFDLDDY from the exons CAATGGCACGAGCATGATATCGCTGATCATTCCTCCAAAAGACCAGATTTCACGAGTGGCAAAAATGTTAGCAGACGAGTTTGGAACTGCATCTAACATTAAGTCACGAGTAAACCGCCTTTCAGTCCTGGGGGCCATCACATCTGTACAACAGAGACTCAAACTTTATAACAAAG TACCTCCAAATGGTCTGGTTGTTTACTGTGGAACAATTGtaacagaagaaggaaaggaaaagaaagttaaCATTGACTTTGAACCTTTCAAACCAATTAATACATCATTGTATTTGTGCGACAACAAGTTTCATACAGAG gCTCTTACAGCGTTACTTTCAGATGACAGCAAGTTTGGTTTTATTGTAATAGACGGCAGTGGTGCTCTTTTTGGCACGCTCCAAGGAAACACCAGAGAAGTCCTGCACAAATTCACTGTGGATCTCCCAAAGAAACACG GCAGAGGAGGTCAATCAGCCTTGCGTTTTGCCCGTTTAAGAATGGAAAAGCGACATAACTATGTTCGGAAAGTAGCAGAGACTGCTGTGCAGCTGTTTATTTCTGGAGACAAAGTGAATGTGGCTGGTTTGGTTTTAGCTGGATCAGCTGACTTTAAAACTGAACTAAGTCAATCTGACATGTTTGACCAG AGGTTGCaatctaaagttttaaaattagttgATATATCCTATGGTGGTGAAAATGGATTCAACCAAGCTATTGAATTATCTACTGAAGTTCTCTCCAACGTGAAGTTCATTCAAGAGAAGAAATTAATAG GGCGATACTTTGATGAAATTAGCCAGGACACGGGCAAGTACTGTTTTGGAGTTGAAGATACACTAAAGGCTTTGGAAATGGGAGCTGTAGAAATTCTAATAGTTTATGAAAATCTGGATATAATGAGATACGTTCTTCATTGCCAAGGCacagaag AGGAGAAAATTCTCTATTTAACTCCAGAACAAGAGAAGGATAAATCTCACTTCACAGACAAAGAG ACTGGACAGGAGCATGAACTGATAGAGAGCATGCCCCTCTTGGAATGGTTTGCTAACAACTATAAAAAATTTGGAGCTACACTAGAAATTGTCACAGATAAATCACAAGAAGGATCACAGTTTGTGAAAGGATTTGGTGGAATTGGAG GTATCTTGCGGTACCGAGTAGATTTCCAGGGAATGGAATACCAAGGAGGAGATGATGAATTTTTTGACCTTGATGACTACTAG